The Punica granatum isolate Tunisia-2019 chromosome 4, ASM765513v2, whole genome shotgun sequence genome has a window encoding:
- the LOC116203997 gene encoding G-type lectin S-receptor-like serine/threonine-protein kinase At4g27290 isoform X2 has translation MTFLVCSTIFWSLLASLLMLDFCASMDSLNQSQSMSEDETLISPGGKFQLGFFSTDNSSKRYLGIWFYDIRIRTIIWVANRNKPLESSPGLLKIEHGNLVIQNHSGQAIWASNTQNLSSSSTTAKLLDSGNLVLKYGNSESYLWQSFDHPTDTMLTGMKVGWDFKAGMEKQLMSWKSALDPSLGQFSFKLDPSGFPQGKMFEGNITRYRSFPHFGSVHAAFSSAYIPKLVNGSEGAYFSYDLRDKNTLQRYLLNYTGKLQHYIWMIQTLDWMLLYELPNDSCDEYAKCGPNAVCVEAKSLRTCKCLPGYVSKSAEGSDTLNPWYSGGCTWKSSFNCSGPEGFKGVKGVKLPDLLLFEMNTTMTLKECENFCSRNCTCTAYASTSESTDKDKTGCGFWFGDLLDIREANDNYRTNEIFIRVIASELEGDSKRTKWVVAVAVVLSVSSAMFCLWASWTRRKGQGANVDVHAEEEENFELPVFNAVMISQATNNFSCSNQIGKGGFGHVYKGELPNGQEIAVKRLSETSKQGLNEFKNEVMLIAKLQHRNLVKLLGCCIEGRERMLVYEYMPNGSLDSFIFSTMEGSCLAWRRRFNIIVGVARGLLYLHRDSRLTIIHRDLKGGNVLLDNKMNPKISDFGMARTFREDQLLEKTKRIVGTFGYISPEYAADGIFSIKSDVFSFGVLVLEIVCGKRNREFHHPDHHFNLIGHICRRGNYGSRGKHMS, from the exons ATGACATTTCTTGTGTGTTCCACCATATTCTGGTCACTTCTAGCCTCATTATTGATGCTAGATTTTTGTGCGTCCATGGATTCACTGAACCAATCCCAATCGATGAGTGAGGACGAGACGTTAATCTCCCCCGGAGGAAAGTTCCAGCTGGGGTTTTTCAGTACAGACAACTCGAGCAAACGTTATCTTGGGATATGGTTCTATGATATTCGAATTAGAACGATCATTTGGGTTGCGAATAGAAATAAACCCCTCGAGAGCTCACCAGGCCTTTTGAAGATCGAGCATGGGAATCTTGTCATCCAAAACCACTCCGGACAAGCGATTTGGGCGTCGAATACTCAGAATTTATCCTCAAGCAGCACAACTGCAAAGCTCCTTGATTCCGGAAACTTGGTTTTGAAATACGGTAACTCCGAAAGTTACCTCTGGCAGAGTTTCGATCATCCTACTGATACAATGCTGACGGGAATGAAAGTTGGTTGGGACTTCAAGGCCGGAATGGAGAAGCAACTTATGTCATGGAAGAGTGCACTGGATCCTTCTCTGGGACAATTCTCCTTCAAATTGGATCCCAGTGGATTTCCACAGGGTAAGATGTTCGAGGGCAACATCACGAG GTATAGGAGCTTTCCTCATTTCGGCAGTGTCCATGCAGCTTTCAGTTCAGCCTACATCCCGAAATTGGTAAATGGTTCTGAGGGAGCGTACTTCTCGTATGATCTTCGTGACAAGAACACATTGCAAAGATATCTCTTGAATTACACAGGCAAGCTCCAACATTACATATGGATGATCCAAACACTTGATTGGATGCTTCTATATGAGTTACCAAATGATTCGTGCGATGAATATGCAAAATGCGGTCCTAATGCAGTCTGCGTCGAAGCAAAATCTCTCCGTACATGTAAATGCCTTCCGGGTTATGTGTCCAAGTCAGCTGAAGGCTCAGACACGCTCAACCCATGGTACTCGGGTGGGTGTACATGGAAAAGCTCGTTTAATTGTTCAGGTCCTGAAGGTTTTAAAGGGGTGAAGGGGGTGAAGTTGCCTGATTTGTTGCTGTTTGAGATGAATACTACCATGACCCTGAAGGAATGTGAGAACTTTTGCTCGAGGAATTGTACTTGCACTGCCTATGCAAGCACAAGTGAAAGCACGGACAAAGACAAGACAGGCTGCGGGTTTTGGTTTGGAGATCTTCTCGACATAAGGGAAGCTAATGACAACTACAGGACTAATGAAATTTTCATCCGGGTTATTGCATCAGAGCTAG AAGGAGATTCCAAGAGGACGAAGTGGGTGGTTGCTGTGGCAGTGGTTCTATCAGTATCTTCTGCAATGTTTTGTTTGTGGGCTTCCTGGACTAGAAGAAAAGGCCAAG GGGCAAATGTTGATGTTCATgctgaagaagaggagaattTCGAATTACCTGTGTTCAATGCAGTCATGATTTCACAAGCAACTAACAATTTTTCCTGTTCCAATCAGATAGGGAAGGGAGGCTTCGGGCATGTTTACAAG GGTGAGCTACCAAATGGGCAAGAAATTGCTGTCAAGAGACTGTCAGAGACTTCTAAGCAAGGCCTCAATGAGTTCAAAAATGAGGTCATGCTGATTGCAAAACTTCAGCATCGAAACCTCGTGAAACTTTTGGGTTGTTGCATTGAAGGACGAGAGAGGATGTTAGTGTATGAGTACATGCCCAATGGAAGCCTGGACTCCTTTATATTCA GTACAATGGAAGGAAGTTGTTTAGCTTGGAGGAGGAGATTTAACATCATTGTGGGAGTGGCCAGAGGACTTCTTTATCTTCACCGGGATTCAAGGTTGACGATTATACATCGGGACCTTAAAGGTGGCAATGTGCTGTTGGACAACAAGATGAACCCAAAAATATCGGATTTCGGCATGGCCAGGACATTTAGGGAGGATCAACTCTTAGAGAAAACCAAAAGAATAGTTGGCACTTT CGGCTATATCTCACCAGAATATGCTGCAGATGGGATATTCTCAATAAAGTCGGACGTCTTCAGCTTCGGAGTGCTTGTGCTCGAAATAGTGTGTGGCAAAAGGAACAGAGAGTTTCACCATCCTGACCACCATTTCAATCTTATTGGGCAT ATTTGCAGGCGTGGAAACTATGGGTCGAGGGGAAAGCATATGAGCTAA
- the LOC116203997 gene encoding G-type lectin S-receptor-like serine/threonine-protein kinase At4g27290 isoform X1 yields the protein MTFLVCSTIFWSLLASLLMLDFCASMDSLNQSQSMSEDETLISPGGKFQLGFFSTDNSSKRYLGIWFYDIRIRTIIWVANRNKPLESSPGLLKIEHGNLVIQNHSGQAIWASNTQNLSSSSTTAKLLDSGNLVLKYGNSESYLWQSFDHPTDTMLTGMKVGWDFKAGMEKQLMSWKSALDPSLGQFSFKLDPSGFPQGKMFEGNITRYRSFPHFGSVHAAFSSAYIPKLVNGSEGAYFSYDLRDKNTLQRYLLNYTGKLQHYIWMIQTLDWMLLYELPNDSCDEYAKCGPNAVCVEAKSLRTCKCLPGYVSKSAEGSDTLNPWYSGGCTWKSSFNCSGPEGFKGVKGVKLPDLLLFEMNTTMTLKECENFCSRNCTCTAYASTSESTDKDKTGCGFWFGDLLDIREANDNYRTNEIFIRVIASELEGDSKRTKWVVAVAVVLSVSSAMFCLWASWTRRKGQGANVDVHAEEEENFELPVFNAVMISQATNNFSCSNQIGKGGFGHVYKGELPNGQEIAVKRLSETSKQGLNEFKNEVMLIAKLQHRNLVKLLGCCIEGRERMLVYEYMPNGSLDSFIFSTMEGSCLAWRRRFNIIVGVARGLLYLHRDSRLTIIHRDLKGGNVLLDNKMNPKISDFGMARTFREDQLLEKTKRIVGTFGYISPEYAADGIFSIKSDVFSFGVLVLEIVCGKRNREFHHPDHHFNLIGHAWKLWVEGKAYELIDGRMEDSFPLSEVMRCIQVGLLCVQKCPEDRPTMSSVLLMLDSETATLLQPKEPGFYLERIPDGTKIISNRREYSANEISITLVDGR from the exons ATGACATTTCTTGTGTGTTCCACCATATTCTGGTCACTTCTAGCCTCATTATTGATGCTAGATTTTTGTGCGTCCATGGATTCACTGAACCAATCCCAATCGATGAGTGAGGACGAGACGTTAATCTCCCCCGGAGGAAAGTTCCAGCTGGGGTTTTTCAGTACAGACAACTCGAGCAAACGTTATCTTGGGATATGGTTCTATGATATTCGAATTAGAACGATCATTTGGGTTGCGAATAGAAATAAACCCCTCGAGAGCTCACCAGGCCTTTTGAAGATCGAGCATGGGAATCTTGTCATCCAAAACCACTCCGGACAAGCGATTTGGGCGTCGAATACTCAGAATTTATCCTCAAGCAGCACAACTGCAAAGCTCCTTGATTCCGGAAACTTGGTTTTGAAATACGGTAACTCCGAAAGTTACCTCTGGCAGAGTTTCGATCATCCTACTGATACAATGCTGACGGGAATGAAAGTTGGTTGGGACTTCAAGGCCGGAATGGAGAAGCAACTTATGTCATGGAAGAGTGCACTGGATCCTTCTCTGGGACAATTCTCCTTCAAATTGGATCCCAGTGGATTTCCACAGGGTAAGATGTTCGAGGGCAACATCACGAG GTATAGGAGCTTTCCTCATTTCGGCAGTGTCCATGCAGCTTTCAGTTCAGCCTACATCCCGAAATTGGTAAATGGTTCTGAGGGAGCGTACTTCTCGTATGATCTTCGTGACAAGAACACATTGCAAAGATATCTCTTGAATTACACAGGCAAGCTCCAACATTACATATGGATGATCCAAACACTTGATTGGATGCTTCTATATGAGTTACCAAATGATTCGTGCGATGAATATGCAAAATGCGGTCCTAATGCAGTCTGCGTCGAAGCAAAATCTCTCCGTACATGTAAATGCCTTCCGGGTTATGTGTCCAAGTCAGCTGAAGGCTCAGACACGCTCAACCCATGGTACTCGGGTGGGTGTACATGGAAAAGCTCGTTTAATTGTTCAGGTCCTGAAGGTTTTAAAGGGGTGAAGGGGGTGAAGTTGCCTGATTTGTTGCTGTTTGAGATGAATACTACCATGACCCTGAAGGAATGTGAGAACTTTTGCTCGAGGAATTGTACTTGCACTGCCTATGCAAGCACAAGTGAAAGCACGGACAAAGACAAGACAGGCTGCGGGTTTTGGTTTGGAGATCTTCTCGACATAAGGGAAGCTAATGACAACTACAGGACTAATGAAATTTTCATCCGGGTTATTGCATCAGAGCTAG AAGGAGATTCCAAGAGGACGAAGTGGGTGGTTGCTGTGGCAGTGGTTCTATCAGTATCTTCTGCAATGTTTTGTTTGTGGGCTTCCTGGACTAGAAGAAAAGGCCAAG GGGCAAATGTTGATGTTCATgctgaagaagaggagaattTCGAATTACCTGTGTTCAATGCAGTCATGATTTCACAAGCAACTAACAATTTTTCCTGTTCCAATCAGATAGGGAAGGGAGGCTTCGGGCATGTTTACAAG GGTGAGCTACCAAATGGGCAAGAAATTGCTGTCAAGAGACTGTCAGAGACTTCTAAGCAAGGCCTCAATGAGTTCAAAAATGAGGTCATGCTGATTGCAAAACTTCAGCATCGAAACCTCGTGAAACTTTTGGGTTGTTGCATTGAAGGACGAGAGAGGATGTTAGTGTATGAGTACATGCCCAATGGAAGCCTGGACTCCTTTATATTCA GTACAATGGAAGGAAGTTGTTTAGCTTGGAGGAGGAGATTTAACATCATTGTGGGAGTGGCCAGAGGACTTCTTTATCTTCACCGGGATTCAAGGTTGACGATTATACATCGGGACCTTAAAGGTGGCAATGTGCTGTTGGACAACAAGATGAACCCAAAAATATCGGATTTCGGCATGGCCAGGACATTTAGGGAGGATCAACTCTTAGAGAAAACCAAAAGAATAGTTGGCACTTT CGGCTATATCTCACCAGAATATGCTGCAGATGGGATATTCTCAATAAAGTCGGACGTCTTCAGCTTCGGAGTGCTTGTGCTCGAAATAGTGTGTGGCAAAAGGAACAGAGAGTTTCACCATCCTGACCACCATTTCAATCTTATTGGGCAT GCGTGGAAACTATGGGTCGAGGGGAAAGCATATGAGCTAATAGATGGACGGATGGAGGATTCTTTCCCACTTTCAGAAGTTATGAGATGCATACAAGTTGGACTCTTGTGTGTGCAAAAATGTCCTGAAGATAGACCGACCATGTCCTCTGTGCTCCTGATGCTGGACAGCGAGACTGCAACACTTCTTCAGCCCAAGGAACCAGGCTTCTACCTGGAAAGGATCCCTGATGGAACAAAAATCATATCAAATAGAAGAGAGTACAGTGCGAATGAGATTAGTATAACTCTAGTGGATGGTCGGTAG
- the LOC116203997 gene encoding G-type lectin S-receptor-like serine/threonine-protein kinase At4g27290 isoform X3 translates to MTFLVCSTIFWSLLASLLMLDFCASMDSLNQSQSMSEDETLISPGGKFQLGFFSTDNSSKRYLGIWFYDIRIRTIIWVANRNKPLESSPGLLKIEHGNLVIQNHSGQAIWASNTQNLSSSSTTAKLLDSGNLVLKYGNSESYLWQSFDHPTDTMLTGMKVGWDFKAGMEKQLMSWKSALDPSLGQFSFKLDPSGFPQGKMFEGNITRYRSFPHFGSVHAAFSSAYIPKLVNGSEGAYFSYDLRDKNTLQRYLLNYTGKLQHYIWMIQTLDWMLLYELPNDSCDEYAKCGPNAVCVEAKSLRTCKCLPGYVSKSAEGSDTLNPWYSGGCTWKSSFNCSGPEGFKGVKGVKLPDLLLFEMNTTMTLKECENFCSRNCTCTAYASTSESTDKDKTGCGFWFGDLLDIREANDNYRTNEIFIRVIASELEGDSKRTKWVVAVAVVLSVSSAMFCLWASWTRRKGQGANVDVHAEEEENFELPVFNAVMISQATNNFSCSNQIGKGGFGHVYKGELPNGQEIAVKRLSETSKQGLNEFKNEVMLIAKLQHRNLVKLLGCCIEGRERMLVYEYMPNGSLDSFIFSTMEGSCLAWRRRFNIIVGVARGLLYLHRDSRLTIIHRDLKGGNVLLDNKMNPKISDFGMARTFREDQLLEKTKRIVGTLWDILNKVGRLQLRSACARNSVWQKEQRVSPS, encoded by the exons ATGACATTTCTTGTGTGTTCCACCATATTCTGGTCACTTCTAGCCTCATTATTGATGCTAGATTTTTGTGCGTCCATGGATTCACTGAACCAATCCCAATCGATGAGTGAGGACGAGACGTTAATCTCCCCCGGAGGAAAGTTCCAGCTGGGGTTTTTCAGTACAGACAACTCGAGCAAACGTTATCTTGGGATATGGTTCTATGATATTCGAATTAGAACGATCATTTGGGTTGCGAATAGAAATAAACCCCTCGAGAGCTCACCAGGCCTTTTGAAGATCGAGCATGGGAATCTTGTCATCCAAAACCACTCCGGACAAGCGATTTGGGCGTCGAATACTCAGAATTTATCCTCAAGCAGCACAACTGCAAAGCTCCTTGATTCCGGAAACTTGGTTTTGAAATACGGTAACTCCGAAAGTTACCTCTGGCAGAGTTTCGATCATCCTACTGATACAATGCTGACGGGAATGAAAGTTGGTTGGGACTTCAAGGCCGGAATGGAGAAGCAACTTATGTCATGGAAGAGTGCACTGGATCCTTCTCTGGGACAATTCTCCTTCAAATTGGATCCCAGTGGATTTCCACAGGGTAAGATGTTCGAGGGCAACATCACGAG GTATAGGAGCTTTCCTCATTTCGGCAGTGTCCATGCAGCTTTCAGTTCAGCCTACATCCCGAAATTGGTAAATGGTTCTGAGGGAGCGTACTTCTCGTATGATCTTCGTGACAAGAACACATTGCAAAGATATCTCTTGAATTACACAGGCAAGCTCCAACATTACATATGGATGATCCAAACACTTGATTGGATGCTTCTATATGAGTTACCAAATGATTCGTGCGATGAATATGCAAAATGCGGTCCTAATGCAGTCTGCGTCGAAGCAAAATCTCTCCGTACATGTAAATGCCTTCCGGGTTATGTGTCCAAGTCAGCTGAAGGCTCAGACACGCTCAACCCATGGTACTCGGGTGGGTGTACATGGAAAAGCTCGTTTAATTGTTCAGGTCCTGAAGGTTTTAAAGGGGTGAAGGGGGTGAAGTTGCCTGATTTGTTGCTGTTTGAGATGAATACTACCATGACCCTGAAGGAATGTGAGAACTTTTGCTCGAGGAATTGTACTTGCACTGCCTATGCAAGCACAAGTGAAAGCACGGACAAAGACAAGACAGGCTGCGGGTTTTGGTTTGGAGATCTTCTCGACATAAGGGAAGCTAATGACAACTACAGGACTAATGAAATTTTCATCCGGGTTATTGCATCAGAGCTAG AAGGAGATTCCAAGAGGACGAAGTGGGTGGTTGCTGTGGCAGTGGTTCTATCAGTATCTTCTGCAATGTTTTGTTTGTGGGCTTCCTGGACTAGAAGAAAAGGCCAAG GGGCAAATGTTGATGTTCATgctgaagaagaggagaattTCGAATTACCTGTGTTCAATGCAGTCATGATTTCACAAGCAACTAACAATTTTTCCTGTTCCAATCAGATAGGGAAGGGAGGCTTCGGGCATGTTTACAAG GGTGAGCTACCAAATGGGCAAGAAATTGCTGTCAAGAGACTGTCAGAGACTTCTAAGCAAGGCCTCAATGAGTTCAAAAATGAGGTCATGCTGATTGCAAAACTTCAGCATCGAAACCTCGTGAAACTTTTGGGTTGTTGCATTGAAGGACGAGAGAGGATGTTAGTGTATGAGTACATGCCCAATGGAAGCCTGGACTCCTTTATATTCA GTACAATGGAAGGAAGTTGTTTAGCTTGGAGGAGGAGATTTAACATCATTGTGGGAGTGGCCAGAGGACTTCTTTATCTTCACCGGGATTCAAGGTTGACGATTATACATCGGGACCTTAAAGGTGGCAATGTGCTGTTGGACAACAAGATGAACCCAAAAATATCGGATTTCGGCATGGCCAGGACATTTAGGGAGGATCAACTCTTAGAGAAAACCAAAAGAATAGTTGGCACTTT ATGGGATATTCTCAATAAAGTCGGACGTCTTCAGCTTCGGAGTGCTTGTGCTCGAAATAGTGTGTGGCAAAAGGAACAGAGAGTTTCACCATCCTGA